A region of the Diceros bicornis minor isolate mBicDic1 chromosome 30, mDicBic1.mat.cur, whole genome shotgun sequence genome:
AATCATTTCTGGATTTCTATCTTTGAACTTGCTCATTCTCTTTTCTGTATGTTCTGTTCTAGTTCCaatgctttttttaaattcttaatctCATTTATGTGCTCCTCAGCTcccaaattttttgttttttttttcaatttacatctctttggtgaagtattccttctggttgttaattttatttttgagttcagtaaactgtctttctgagtatTCTTGTAAGCCTTGgtgtttcttcatgacagctatctTGAATTCTTTAGATTGCAGTCTTCCGTGACTTGAAGTTCAGCTTCTagagaaatgtcatttttttcttattctactGGGTTACTTTTGTTCTTCTTGGTGGCTAATGAGTTGTTCCTCTACCGGTGCATTTGGGGTacgaaatatttttcttatttgggtaagctttattttgattctgagctgcttctattgtatttgagagcctgcaatttccaccctccactgtctCTGCCAGACAAGTCATGAGTAACCTCATTgagctgcttgtgcctctgaagTTGCTGGTTCTTTGCTGCCTACAATGTTGCTGCAGTTGTGGGTGTCACTGTAGGGTCACTGGAGTGAGAGCACTTCTGCTGATTCTGGTGTTGCCTgggcagcccagggccaatcttcctcagcaaaaagaggaggattggcaatgggtgttatctcagggctaatcttcctcaccaaaaaacaacaaataattgtGAAATACAGAATGTTAAGAGATAATTGGAGAAACATGAAGGAAGTttatgaaagaaacaaataaatataaacaccAATTGTGTACAAAATGGAACTGATAAGTAAAATGAAGAGGTGCTTGTTGGAAAAAGACTCATAAAATAGACAGATGTTGGGGAAAGTGTGATATGGCACTTTTTGCCAAGGAAAGGGGATAGTGCAGACCTGTTTGATTTGAATGCTTCCCACAAAGACCTGTGTGGGCATCCCAGGACTCGAATGTATTCTGAGTTCTTTCATAAAATCATTGACatattttttctaatgttttagGGTCAGATGTGAAAGACCTaatgattattttccttttttccatttttgtattCAGGAACCAGTGGAAtatatgtgtttttgtgtgtgtgcaggacacttgttattttctcacTTCCTTGATTGTTTTCCATTATCAGTGATgaatttgtatatcaattattattttaatgtctgtATTCTCCAGCAGGGTTGTTGGATCTTTAATGCCTAGGATGTTGTCTGTATAGGTTAGTACCCTCAACTGAGTGTCTACTACATTTTCATTATCTAGTGAAAGCATAAAGGGGTAAGGCAGGGATAAAAACTTAAAAGGAAGGTCATGCAGAGCTTCAGACTTCACCAGCGTCCATCAAAGGAGGCTCCAGAGTGTTGAGCTaataaaagatttcatttttcttctcttcatatGCCCAGGAGCAGTCTTGACCAGTGCCGTCTGGTAGAATTTGTAGATCATGTAtacattgaaaatatttacttaagcATATAAGCaatataagaaaaattaagatattttacgTTATTATCTATATTGAAAGTGTTGTGAATTGACCGGACACTAATTTTTTGTGAGATGTATTTGCTTTGTGTTTAGATCATACAGAATTTACAGTTGAAAGATTAGGTTCAGATATTCAAGTTGTTCCAAATACATAAATGAGCTATATAAGCTCTCAGTGAGATACCTGATATAGATggtactcagtaaatggtaaTTGATGTTACTGATACTCTTGGTATAGAGCATACTGTTTTAGTAGCTTTTAGGTCCTCCCTGTACAATATAGAGTCCTTTGGTCTGGACCTGAGTAGTCATGCTGCTGGTTTATCTAGGAGGATGTGAAGTGGGCCAGAGAATGCTGTTCTCTAAGTCAACTCCTGGCATATATGCATTAGGTAGAGTGGTTGCATAATCTCATTCATCAAGTTTATTGCCTTGACAGATGAAGAGTCACATTCTTCAGGACTTAAGTTTCTTTCCCTGTAAAATGAAACCATTAGGATTTCCTGATGGACATCATGGCTCACAGTCCTATTTTGTGGCTTCAGGTGAGACAAGACTCCTCTGACATTTGATGGCAGTAGTGTGTATTTGTGTGAGATTTCCTGAGTGTGAAGGGGGATATTTGGGAATTTCAAGCTAGAATGGAATGACTTCCAGGCAAGTGAATGTTAGAACTATGGTCACCTCTAGATCCTcatgcctttttttctttctaagatctctttctcctttcctgagGAAAAGATAGAATCAGAAAGGATGGCAACTGACTGTTTGACAAATTTTTCTCAGGTAATTAGAAAGTATATCTTTCTACAAAGTGATATATTGCATCCACCAGTTAGACACATTTCCTTCTAGGTAGATCTGTCTTCAGAGTTTCTTAAAGAAATCAAGCCACTCAAGGACTGAGTCCCTGTTGCATTCTCTCCTAAATTGGAGCCTCTTGTATTGGTTCCTATGAACCAATACaagtatttcagtatttcaaTAATTACTTTCTAATAGTCTTTTATGATGGtgactgcatttttttaaattttgctatgTGCTCTGACGTGGTAATGAATTTGAAAGTGtgcatttctcaaagaatttattcattcagcttTTCCAAGTGTCTGCAATTTACTTAGAACCATGCTGCAAgagggaaataaaatgaaaggagCTTTTAGTCTAGTTGTTGTGAGGTAAGTTCATGTGTTAGAGGTTCCATTAAAGGCTTAACTGGAGAGTATCAACCATGAGTGAGTGTAGACAGAAGAGTACACAGGAGCATTGTATCCTGGGGGAGATAATGAGAGACCTTGAAATCCTTTGTTGCCATTGGGTCTGCCATCGTCATTCCCCAATGAACACTGGTGGAAATGTTACTTTACTGAAGCCAGCTTGTGTCTGATGGTTTAGGACTCAGTTACCTTTCCTGATGTGACTGTGCACTTCACCCGAGAGGAGTGGACTTTACTGGACCCAGCTCAGAAAAATCTGTACagagatgtgatgctggagaactacaAGAACCTGACCACGGTAGGTAAGGCTGCCATCATTCCTGTAAGCTCTTATGCAACAGATATTGGTGATGTGAAATGTGCACACAGTGGAAACAGACACTAGTCTTTACACTAGTGGGTTTTAACCAAGTGTGGATTCTGTAAAAATGTGGTTCTAGGACTAGCACCATCCCCATCACTCTCCCAGAAATGTGAATTCTCAGCCTCTACCTTTGACATCATGAATGAATCTCTGGCATTGGGCCCAGACATCTGTGTTTAATGAAGATACTGCACATGATTCCAGTGGACAGTAAAGTGTGACAACCACTGGTGTAGTTGTTTCTCCATGAGAATGAATATCTTTTACTCTTACTGTATTTCCTGTATCAATAAAAAGTCTTAATGTTCTGTAATATGTATATCTATGTCTGAACATGGGTTTCAGTAGCAAGTGATAACCAATCTGTGATGCACAGAGgggatatttgcatttttatctcTTGAAGTAATTTTACTGCATTCGTTGGAAATATAGGACCTGATTCATGTGATAGTGTGTCATCTTTTGCAGAGGCCCTTTCTATTAATACATCTTTCCCTGTGAACATAATATCACTTGTCCAAACCCAGTCTGATCGCTTGGTTGGAACAAGAAGCGGAGTTGAGGACAGTGGAGAGAATCTTCCAAGGTGAGTGATTGTGAAGATCTTCCGTGATCAATGAAAATTTCAGTGTATTTAGTTATAATGAGGAAACTTGAAGATGCACTTTCTTTAGAAGGCTGAGGTCACTGGTCTCTGAAACTTTGGGATATTGTCGACTtctcatatgttcttattttacatatttaatcaCAATTTTCTGTGATATCACAGAATgactttttctgcttttttaactTTATGATTTGGATATATGGTCTTTTCTATAACTGTCctactttctttctctgatagtattctgtttcttttccccaTCATTTTTTGATTTTCATGGAATCATTTTAATCAACTACTGAATTTTGACTGCACATTTTTATCATAGCAAAATTTTTGACATAGCCATACTCCTCTGTCTTGCCCTTTTTTTGCTTAATATGTTTAATTTGGAAATAATACAGTGAGCCTCATTGTTTTTAACTCCTTTAGCCTGCACTTCTTTTTGCAAATTGCtacatttgttattcttttttattttagaatggcAAATGCAACTTAAAACCAAAGACTCAACAATTCCACAGGATATTTTTGGGGAGAAAACACCCAATAGGCTAGAAATGGTAAGATCAGTAAGTTTAAAAAGAGATATTTCTTATTTTCGACATTCAGCAAAGATTGAGATTTTCATTAGATAGAAGGTGAGCACACCTGATAAATATTTGAGATAAGTTGCAGTTGTCCAAGAGAGAGCAATGTCTGAAAGATATTCTGAGTATGATGAATTGGGCAATATCCTAAACCTTGCTTGAAAGGTGTTGCTTCAGAATTCCCACAAGGACTCATTTCCACTTATATAACTAGacattgactttttaaaacaattctaTGAAACTGTACaggaatcttttaaaattagagtAGATGGCATGTCATTCTGGCAGAAGGATCCATCATTCAATGTGAAACAAATGAACAGGGTAGGAAGTGCATGAATGTAGTGGAAAtggtaatcatcatcatcattgtaatGATGTTTGTATTTAATAGGTGGTATCAATTAGGGAGTTTGAAAAATCTTTGAATCATCATTTCTCATTCTTCATCAGGAAAGAATCCACCATCAGTGGGAACTCTGTGATTGTGAACAGTGGGGGAAAGTTTTCAGTGAACATTCATGTCTTAAGGCCCAGAGGAGAACTCATAATGGAGGGAACAATTATGAGGATAATCAGCATGGAAAAAGCTTCCTTACTCTACACAAGAAAACCTCACCTGCAGAGAAACTTTCCATGTTTAATCAGCGGAGAAAAGCCATCAACCTGACTCCACATATTTTGTACTGGAAAACTAACATGCAAGACAAAGCCTTTGTTAATCATTTTTACCTTCAAGTGCCAATAAGAACTCACAATGGAGAAAAATTCTATGAATGGAAGGAATGTTCGAGATCTTTTTTTCAGTCCACaagctgtggtgtgtgtgtacaaCTGTTACCCACTGCTTATTTACAAATATAAAGAATGCAGAAAATCCTTTAAACGATCTGCATACCTTAATGCTCACATTCAAGTTCACAGTGGAAGAAAACcctttaaatgtaaggaatgtgggaaggcctttattAAGTCTTTTGAACTTACTGAAGATGTAAAAACACACGGGAGAGAAGCCCTGTCTTGGTGAGTTATGTGGAAAATCGTTTAGAAGTTCCTCATACCTTCAGGTTCACAGTTGAATTCATACTGGAGTAAAACTTTATAAATGTAAGAAATGTGGGAAAGGCTTTAAACATTCTGTGCACCTTAACCTTCACATGCGAACCTACACTAGAGAGACACCTTATgagtgtaaggaatgtgggaatgCCTTCACTCCATCCTCAGATCtcatttaccacaataaaatacacactggagagaagcctttTAAATGTGACACATGTGGGAAAACCTTTGCTACTTCCTCAAAACTGATTAGCCATTttagaactcacactggagagaagcctttTGAGTGTAATATATGTAGGAAAAGATTTAGCAGTTCTTCATCTTTAGTGATTCACAAGCGTACTCACACcggagagaaaccctataaatgcaaggaatgtgggaaagcctttagttGTCTTCTGTACCTTAAATGTCACCAGTGAagtcatactggagagaaaccctatgaatgtaaggaatgtgggaaagccttcattcAATCCTCAGGCcttaataagcacataaaaactCACAGTGGAGAGAAGCCTTTTAAATGTGACACGTGGGAAAGCCTTTGCTACTTCCTCAAATCTCAGTTACCATTTGAGAACTCACAGTGGAGGGAAGCCTTTTGAGTGTAATATATGTGAGAAAAGATTTATAAGTTCCTCACACTTAATCATTCACAAATgtactcacactggagagaaccCCTATAAATGCAAGGAATGTAGGAAAGGGTTTGGTTGTTTTTGGGGACTTAAATGTCACCAGCGAAGTCATACTGGAgagaagccctatgaatgtaaggaatgtgggaaattctTCAGTCGATCCTCATGCCTTAATAAGAACATAAAAACTCACAGTGGAGAGAAGCCCTTTAAATGTGACACGTGGGAAAGCCTTTACTGCTTCCTCAAATCTCAGGTACCATTTGAGAACTCACAGTGGAGAGAAGCCTTTTGTGTGTAATATATGTGAAAAAAGATTTATAAGTTCT
Encoded here:
- the LOC131394426 gene encoding zinc finger protein 426-like, whose amino-acid sequence is MDIMAHSPILWLQISFSFPEEKIESERMATDCLTNFSQDSVTFPDVTVHFTREEWTLLDPAQKNLYRDVMLENYKNLTTVEALSINTSFPVNIISLVQTQSDRLVGTRSGVEDSGENLPR